One genomic region from Anopheles bellator chromosome 2, idAnoBellAS_SP24_06.2, whole genome shotgun sequence encodes:
- the LOC131212205 gene encoding uncharacterized protein LOC131212205: MTLLALPYDELWVRTGGKSAWNRPECIKLLHVGSPGAGDEHNLSDQFRSLPPMMTSHSTALDLQQQSSPGSRLKNAFSSDFGSKSFILFDQRNNQRFEMVPTEEDEELVDENQEIIQMHNGRAHRYAIIPSVADDEDETCLSHGNSYGAEEPPIVQRSPARPPSSLSVRHPRAPAPPPGVMATPPKAPPQPGRIETTPKKNLATLKLHELLTTPQKQSAQHWRNQPAPPPPPAPSPFNATPATTPRRGAPAGPARVVSSTPKQQQPQQQQQQLQPPTTAVISPRLNSDIYSEKPLPLDPEKPWGASDGSKSWQKMANASITIGAVSLMLILCGFMNSGLSLYMTAKLGREFFLDMGILAGFAAIALGILGFKSRQCDWLPNRNYMSGYVLVTVFSLLNCCFEVILMTMHPYPGTPLNDVTTGVILGLSSLIILLISLGAITSRWCRAPPPDNRVDVCTAS; this comes from the exons GACGAACATAATCTGTCCGATCAGTTCCGCAGCTTGCCACCGATGATGACGTCCCACTCGACGGCGCTcgacctgcagcagcagtcgtcgcCGGGCTCGCGCCTGAAGAACGCGTTCTCGTCCGATTTCGGCTCGAAGTCGTTCATACTGTTCGACCAGCGGAACAACCAGCGCTTCGAGATGGTACCGAccgaggaggacgaagagCTGGTGGACGAGAACCAGGAGATCATACAGATGCATAACGGGCGCGCTCATCGCTACGCGATCATACCGTCGGTGgcggacgatgaagatgagaCGTGCCTCAGCCACGGCAACAGCTACGGAGCCGAGGAACCGCCCATCGTCCAGCGATCGCCCGCTCGCCCACCGTCCTCGTTGTCGGTTCGCCATCCGCGGGCGCCGGCCCCTCCACCCGGTGTCATGGCGACGCCACCGAAAGCGCCACCTCAGCCGGGACGGATCGAGACGACGCCGAAGAAAAATCTGGCCACGCTGAAGCTACACGAACTGCTGACGACTCCCCAGAAGCAGTCTGCGCAGCACTGGAGGAACCAGcctgcgccgccgccaccacctgcACCGTCGCCGTTTAACGCCACCCCGGCTACGACGCCGCGCCGAGGAGCGCCAGCTGGCCCGGCGAGAGTGGTCTCCAGCACAccgaaacagcagcagccgcagcagcagcaacaacagctgcAACCCCCCACAACGGCCGTCATTAGCCCGCGCCTGAACTCGGATATCTACAGCGAGAAACCACTGCCGCTCGATCCCGAGAAACCGTGGGGTGCGTCGGACGGGTCGAAGTCGTGGCAAAAGATGGCCAACGCGTCGATTACCATCGGGGCCGTCTCGTTGATGCTCATTCTGTGCGGTTTCATGAACTCCGGCCTGAGCCTCTACATGACCGCCAAGCTGGGCCGCGAATTCTTTCTCGATATGGGCATACTGGCCGGCTTCGCCGCGATCGCCCTCGGCATACTGGGCTTCAAGTCGCGCCAGTGCGATTGGCTGCCGAATCGGAACTACATGTCAG GTTACGTCTTGGTGACCGTCTTCTCTCTGCTAAACTGCTGCTTCGAGGTTATACTGATGACGATGCACCCGTACCCGGGCACACCGCTGAACGATGTGACGACGGGCGTCATTCTGGGACTGTCGTCCCTCATCATCCTGCTGATCAGTCTGGGGGCGATCACATCCCGCTGGTGCCGTGCACCGCCTCCGGATAACCGTGTGGACGTGTGCACCGCATCGTGA